From Plasmodium relictum strain SGS1 genome assembly, chromosome: 8, the proteins below share one genomic window:
- a CDS encoding trophozoite stage antigen, putative — protein MVLTEGYLTRLYKSLYINEKGINVRKCSNSKRISLKNKIPSQDSYDLRSDSTDCSMSEYQFEVFTSLNDKVRIPSKKKKVDKCVNTSTLKHEHNHFYATITIKCKECDEQFTRNLEF, from the coding sequence atggtTTTAACTGAAGGCTATTTAACGAGATTATATAAAAGTCTctatattaatgaaaaggGAATAAATGTAAGGAAATGTAGCAATAGTAAAAgaatttcattaaaaaataaaataccaTCGCAAGATAGTTACGATTTAAGAAGTGATTCGACAGATTGTAGTATGAGTGAATATCAGTTTGAAGTTTTTACATCGTTAAATGATAAAGTTAGAATcccatcaaaaaaaaaaaaggtagaTAAATGTGTAAATACATCCACCTTAAAACATGAACATAATCATTTTTATGCAACAATTACAATAAAGTGCAAAGAATGCGATGAACAATTTACTAGAAATTtggaattttaa